A DNA window from Tenuifilaceae bacterium CYCD contains the following coding sequences:
- a CDS encoding AMP nucleosidase: protein MKTKEEIVENWLPRYTGLKLEDFGSHILLTNFRGYLELFAKFMDVQIVNPHANMPCATANGITMIDFGMGSPNAATIMDLLSAVKPKAVLFLGKCGGLKKKNEVGDFIIPIAAIRHEGTSNDYMPPEVPALPAFTLQRVVSSTIRNHQRDYWTGTVVTANRRVWEYDEEFKEYLRKTRAMAIDMETATIFTVGFYNEIPSGALLLVTDQPMISEGVKTTESDKKVDNLFVEEQIKVGIESMKRLINNSESVKHLRF from the coding sequence ATGAAGACCAAAGAAGAGATTGTTGAGAATTGGCTTCCCCGGTACACCGGGCTAAAACTCGAAGATTTCGGGTCTCACATACTGCTTACAAACTTTCGAGGTTATCTAGAACTTTTTGCCAAGTTCATGGATGTTCAAATAGTAAACCCTCATGCCAACATGCCCTGTGCAACGGCCAATGGAATAACTATGATTGACTTTGGAATGGGAAGCCCCAACGCAGCAACTATTATGGACCTTTTAAGTGCCGTAAAACCTAAAGCAGTTCTTTTCTTGGGCAAATGTGGCGGACTGAAAAAGAAAAATGAGGTGGGCGATTTTATAATTCCTATCGCTGCGATTCGTCACGAAGGAACCTCTAACGACTACATGCCCCCCGAAGTTCCCGCCCTTCCTGCATTTACTTTACAACGTGTTGTTTCCTCAACCATTCGAAATCACCAGCGCGACTACTGGACTGGCACTGTTGTTACAGCCAACCGCAGAGTATGGGAGTACGACGAAGAGTTCAAGGAGTATCTTCGAAAAACCAGAGCAATGGCTATAGATATGGAAACCGCCACTATATTTACAGTTGGTTTCTATAACGAAATTCCATCTGGGGCTTTACTGCTAGTAACCGATCAACCCATGATTTCAGAAGGGGTTAAAACTACCGAAAGCGATAAAAAGGTAGATAACCTGTTTGTAGAGGAGCAAATAAAGGTTGGGATTGAGTCAATGAAACGATTAATAAACAATAGTGAATCAGTAAAGCATCTCCGTTTCTAA
- a CDS encoding DNA polymerase III subunit delta, whose translation MAKQNLTLDSYVKILDELKNKIFKPIYFLTGDEAYYIDKISDYISDNVLTEEEKAFNQSIIYGKDISVADVINSARRFPMSSNYQVIIVKEAQNIKNLSELEIYLKAPQPSTILVICHKPKSDGKGKSDRLTKVTNLVKQKGVFFESKKLYDYQIPDWIINYLKQKGIKIDLVAANLLNEYLGNDLSKISHELEKLIITLPPDNKQITSQNIEQNIGISKDFNRFELTKALGEKNVLKANRIVDYFAHNANANPFVLTISAIHQYFVKIFRLHFLKDKSKESIARELGINPFFTGEYENAIKKYDPKKCIEIFAILRDYDMRSKGVNNNTTDHGELLRELVFKILH comes from the coding sequence ATGGCAAAACAGAACTTAACACTCGACTCATACGTCAAAATCCTAGATGAACTTAAAAATAAAATTTTTAAGCCCATCTATTTCCTTACTGGCGATGAAGCATACTATATCGATAAAATATCGGATTATATTTCCGATAATGTACTTACTGAGGAAGAAAAAGCTTTTAATCAATCTATAATTTACGGAAAGGACATTTCTGTTGCCGATGTAATTAACTCGGCACGGAGGTTTCCGATGTCGTCGAACTACCAGGTTATTATTGTCAAGGAAGCTCAGAATATCAAAAACCTATCTGAACTGGAAATATACCTTAAAGCGCCCCAACCATCAACAATTCTTGTTATTTGCCATAAACCAAAATCAGATGGGAAAGGGAAATCGGATAGGCTAACCAAGGTAACCAACCTCGTTAAGCAAAAAGGGGTTTTCTTCGAGTCAAAAAAACTTTACGATTACCAGATTCCCGATTGGATAATCAACTATTTGAAACAAAAAGGGATAAAGATTGATTTGGTTGCTGCGAATCTTCTGAATGAGTATCTGGGTAACGACTTAAGTAAAATTTCGCATGAATTGGAGAAATTGATCATTACCCTACCGCCGGATAACAAGCAAATTACAAGCCAAAACATAGAGCAAAACATTGGAATTAGTAAGGATTTCAATCGTTTTGAGTTGACAAAAGCTTTAGGCGAGAAAAATGTGCTTAAGGCAAACCGCATTGTCGATTACTTTGCCCATAATGCCAATGCAAATCCATTCGTTCTTACAATATCGGCCATTCACCAATACTTTGTAAAGATTTTCCGTTTACATTTCCTCAAGGATAAAAGTAAAGAAAGTATTGCCCGAGAACTGGGCATAAACCCTTTTTTTACTGGGGAGTACGAAAATGCAATTAAAAAATACGATCCCAAAAAATGCATCGAAATTTTTGCGATTCTTAGGGATTACGATATGCGTTCGAAAGGTGTAAACAACAACACAACCGATCACGGCGAACTTTTAAGAGAGTTAGTTTTCAAAATCCTACATTAA